A single Streptomyces sannanensis DNA region contains:
- a CDS encoding ABC-F family ATP-binding cassette domain-containing protein: MGHVEAAHLEYYLPDGRVLLGDASFRVGEGAVVALVGANGAGKTTLLRLISGELQPHGGTVTVSGGLGVMPQFVGSVRDERTVRDLLVSVAQPRVREAAAAVDAAEHAIMTVDDEAAQMRYAQALSDWAEARGYEAETVWDMCTMAALGIPYEKAQWREVRTLSGGEQKRLVLEALLRGPDEVLLLDEPDNYLDVPGKRWLEERLKETRKTVLFISHDRELLARAAEKIVSVEPSPAGSDVWMHGGGFGTYHEARRERFARFEELKRRWDEEHARLKALLHRLRQQAEISPDMASRYRAMQTRFKKFEEAGPPPEPPREQDIRMRLAGGRTGVRAFTCEGLELTGLMKPFSLEVFYGERVAVLGSNGSGKSHFLRLLAGEPVAHTGMWKLGARVVPGHFAQTHAHPELLGRTLVDILWTEHAKDRGQAMSALRRYELERQGDQPFEKLSGGQQARFQILLLELAGTTALLLDEPTDNLDLESAEALQDGLESYDGTVLAVTHDRWFAKSFDRYLVFGSDGVVRETNEPVWDERRVERAR; encoded by the coding sequence ATGGGACATGTCGAGGCCGCGCACCTGGAGTACTACCTGCCCGACGGGCGGGTGCTGCTCGGTGATGCGTCATTCCGAGTGGGGGAGGGCGCCGTGGTCGCCCTGGTCGGCGCCAACGGCGCGGGCAAGACCACGCTGCTGCGACTGATCTCCGGCGAACTGCAGCCGCACGGCGGGACCGTGACGGTCAGTGGCGGACTCGGTGTGATGCCCCAGTTCGTCGGCTCGGTGCGGGACGAGCGTACGGTCCGCGACCTGCTGGTCTCGGTCGCCCAGCCGCGCGTCAGGGAGGCCGCGGCGGCCGTCGACGCGGCCGAGCACGCCATCATGACGGTGGACGACGAGGCCGCGCAGATGCGGTACGCCCAGGCGCTCAGCGACTGGGCGGAGGCGCGTGGGTACGAGGCCGAGACGGTCTGGGACATGTGCACCATGGCGGCGCTCGGCATCCCGTACGAGAAGGCCCAGTGGCGTGAGGTACGCACGCTCTCCGGCGGCGAGCAGAAGCGGCTCGTCCTGGAGGCGCTGCTGCGCGGCCCCGACGAGGTGCTGCTGCTCGACGAGCCGGACAACTATCTGGACGTGCCCGGCAAGCGTTGGCTCGAGGAGCGTCTCAAGGAGACCCGCAAGACGGTCCTCTTCATCTCGCACGACCGGGAGCTGCTGGCCCGGGCCGCCGAGAAGATCGTCAGCGTGGAGCCCAGCCCGGCCGGGTCGGACGTCTGGATGCACGGCGGCGGCTTCGGTACGTACCACGAGGCGCGGCGGGAGCGCTTCGCCCGTTTCGAGGAGCTCAAGCGACGCTGGGACGAGGAGCACGCCCGGCTGAAGGCACTGCTCCACCGGCTGCGGCAGCAGGCGGAGATCAGCCCCGACATGGCGTCCCGCTACCGCGCGATGCAGACCCGCTTCAAGAAGTTCGAGGAGGCCGGGCCGCCGCCGGAGCCGCCGCGCGAGCAGGACATCCGGATGCGGCTGGCCGGCGGGCGCACCGGCGTGCGGGCATTCACCTGCGAGGGCCTGGAGCTCACGGGGCTGATGAAGCCCTTCTCGCTGGAGGTCTTCTACGGCGAGCGCGTCGCCGTCCTCGGCTCCAACGGCTCCGGGAAGTCCCACTTCCTCCGCCTGCTGGCGGGCGAGCCGGTGGCCCACACGGGCATGTGGAAGCTGGGCGCACGCGTCGTCCCCGGGCACTTCGCCCAGACCCACGCCCACCCCGAGCTGCTCGGCCGCACGCTTGTCGACATCCTGTGGACGGAGCACGCGAAGGACCGCGGGCAGGCGATGAGCGCGCTGCGCCGGTACGAACTGGAACGCCAGGGCGACCAGCCCTTCGAGAAGCTCTCCGGCGGTCAGCAGGCCCGCTTCCAGATCCTCCTCCTGGAGCTGGCCGGCACGACCGCGCTGCTCCTGGACGAGCCCACGGACAACCTGGACCTGGAGTCCGCGGAGGCACTCCAGGACGGTCTGGAGTCCTACGACGGCACGGTCCTCGCGGTCACCCACGACCGCTGGTTCGCGAAGTCCTTCGACCGCTACCTGGTCTTCGGCTCGGACGGCGTCGTCCGGGAGACGAACGAGCCGGTCTGGGACGAACGCCGCGTCGAACGAGCGCGCTGA
- the rplM gene encoding 50S ribosomal protein L13 has product MRTYSPKPGDVTRQWHVIDAQDVVLGRLATTAANLLRGKHKPIYAPHMDMGDFVIIINADKVHLSGNKRTQKMAYRHSGYPGGLRSVRYDDLLANNPEKAVEKAIKGMIPKNSLGRQMLSKLKVYSGDQHPHAAQQPVPFEITQVAQ; this is encoded by the coding sequence GTGCGTACGTACAGCCCCAAGCCCGGCGATGTCACCCGCCAGTGGCACGTCATTGACGCTCAGGACGTCGTCCTGGGCCGTCTGGCGACCACTGCCGCGAACCTCCTCCGGGGCAAGCACAAGCCGATCTACGCGCCCCACATGGACATGGGTGACTTCGTCATCATCATCAACGCCGACAAGGTTCACCTGTCCGGCAACAAGCGGACCCAGAAGATGGCGTACCGCCACTCCGGTTACCCGGGTGGTCTGCGCTCCGTCCGCTACGACGACCTTCTGGCGAACAACCCCGAGAAGGCCGTCGAGAAGGCCATCAAGGGCATGATCCCCAAGAACTCCCTCGGCCGTCAGATGCTCTCGAAGCTGAAGGTCTACTCGGGCGACCAGCACCCGCACGCTGCCCAGCAGCCGGTGCCGTTCGAGATCACCCAGGTCGCGCAGTAA
- the rpsI gene encoding 30S ribosomal protein S9, whose amino-acid sequence MADETTFEDAAVEGEETYAEVTTFESEAPIEGEYTSESLASRFGEPQPAAGLGRRKNAIARVRIVPGTGKWKINGRTLEDYFPNKVHQQEVNEPFKVLELDGRYDVIARIAGGGVSGQAGALRLGVARALNEADVDNNRGPLKKAGFLKRDDRAVERKKAGLKKARKAPQYSKR is encoded by the coding sequence GTGGCCGACGAGACCACTTTCGAGGACGCTGCCGTCGAGGGCGAGGAGACCTACGCCGAGGTCACCACCTTCGAGTCCGAGGCCCCCATCGAGGGCGAGTACACCAGCGAGTCGCTGGCCTCCCGCTTCGGCGAGCCCCAGCCGGCCGCCGGCCTGGGCCGCCGCAAGAACGCCATTGCCCGCGTCCGGATCGTTCCGGGCACCGGCAAGTGGAAGATCAACGGTCGCACCCTCGAGGACTACTTCCCGAACAAGGTGCACCAGCAGGAAGTCAACGAGCCGTTCAAGGTTCTGGAGCTGGACGGCCGCTACGACGTCATCGCCCGCATCGCGGGTGGCGGTGTCTCCGGCCAGGCCGGCGCCCTGCGCCTGGGCGTGGCCCGCGCGCTGAACGAGGCGGACGTGGACAACAACCGCGGCCCGCTGAAGAAGGCCGGCTTCCTGAAGCGTGACGACCGTGCGGTCGAGCGCAAGAAGGCCGGTCTGAAGAAGGCCCGCAAGGCGCCGCAGTACAGCAAGCGCTAA
- the glmM gene encoding phosphoglucosamine mutase: MARLFGTDGVRGVANADLTAELALGLSVAAAHVLAEAGTFEDHRPKAVVGRDPRASGEFLEAAVVAGLASAGVDVLRVGVLPTPAVAYLTGALGADLGVMLSASHNAMPDNGIKFFARGGHKLADELEDRIETVYEEHRTGAPWDRPTGAGVGRVTDYDEGFDKYVAHLIGVLPNRLDGLKVVLDEAHGAAARVSPEAFARAGAEIVTIGAEPDGLNINDNCGSTHLDLIKAAVVEHKADLGIAHDGDADRCLAVDAAGNEVDGDQILAVLALAMREAGQLRNDTVVGTVMSNLGFKLAMEREGIALVQTAVGDRYVLESMKEHGYALGGEQSGHVIILDHATTGDGTLTGLMLAARVAATGRSLAELADVMERLPQVLVNVKDVDKSRVDTSAELAAAVTDAERELGTTGRVLLRPSGTEPLVRVMVEASDIEHARSVAGRLADVVKSALG; the protein is encoded by the coding sequence GTGGCACGACTCTTCGGCACGGACGGTGTGCGCGGTGTCGCCAACGCGGATCTGACGGCGGAGCTGGCGCTCGGCCTGTCGGTCGCGGCGGCACATGTGCTCGCCGAGGCGGGTACGTTCGAGGACCATCGGCCGAAGGCGGTGGTCGGGCGTGATCCTCGCGCGTCCGGAGAGTTCCTGGAGGCCGCCGTCGTGGCGGGCCTGGCCAGCGCGGGCGTCGACGTGCTGCGCGTCGGTGTCCTGCCCACCCCCGCGGTCGCGTACCTCACCGGGGCGCTGGGAGCCGACCTCGGCGTGATGCTGTCCGCCAGCCACAACGCCATGCCCGACAACGGCATCAAGTTCTTCGCCCGCGGCGGTCACAAGCTCGCCGACGAGCTGGAGGACCGTATCGAGACCGTCTACGAGGAACACCGCACCGGTGCGCCCTGGGACCGGCCGACCGGCGCGGGCGTGGGCCGGGTCACGGACTACGACGAGGGCTTCGACAAGTACGTCGCGCACCTCATCGGCGTCCTCCCGAACCGCCTCGACGGGCTGAAGGTCGTCCTGGACGAGGCGCACGGCGCGGCCGCCCGGGTCTCGCCGGAGGCCTTCGCACGGGCCGGCGCCGAGATCGTCACGATCGGCGCCGAGCCGGACGGCCTCAACATCAACGACAACTGCGGTTCCACCCACCTGGACCTGATCAAGGCCGCCGTGGTCGAGCACAAGGCCGACCTCGGCATCGCACACGACGGCGACGCCGACCGCTGCCTCGCCGTGGACGCGGCCGGCAACGAGGTCGACGGCGACCAGATCCTCGCGGTGCTGGCGCTCGCCATGCGCGAGGCCGGGCAGCTGCGCAACGACACCGTGGTCGGCACGGTCATGTCCAACCTGGGCTTCAAGCTTGCCATGGAGCGCGAGGGCATCGCCCTGGTCCAGACGGCGGTCGGCGACCGCTACGTCCTGGAGTCGATGAAGGAGCACGGCTACGCGCTGGGCGGCGAGCAGTCCGGCCACGTGATCATCCTCGACCACGCCACGACCGGCGACGGCACCCTCACCGGCCTGATGCTGGCCGCCCGCGTCGCCGCCACCGGCCGCTCGCTGGCCGAACTCGCTGACGTCATGGAGCGCCTGCCGCAGGTCCTGGTCAATGTGAAGGACGTCGACAAGTCCCGCGTCGACACCTCCGCCGAGCTGGCCGCCGCGGTGACCGACGCGGAGCGCGAGCTGGGCACCACCGGCCGCGTCCTGCTCCGCCCCTCGGGCACGGAACCGCTGGTCCGCGTGATGGTCGAGGCGTCGGACATCGAGCACGCCCGCTCGGTGGCGGGTCGTTTGGCCGACGTGGTGAAGTCCGCGCTGGGCTAG
- a CDS encoding DUF389 domain-containing protein has translation MLHLRLIVPAELTEEVVQTVEKTVGTTHLVVLPGAARNPEGDLVLCDVTRELGHKLIADLRALGIEEHGSIAVENIDLSLSRRAEQAAQEAPGEAADAVVWEQLTEATHEESTLTITYVAFLALATMIAACGVVLDNAILIVGAMAVGPEFGPLAGICVALVQKLRRRVWRSLFTLVLGFAVAMVVTVVFSTVMDAAGLFSIAQLEAARPNTGFIYRPDWFSFVVALLAGSAGTLSLTSAKSGALVGVAISVTTVPAAANAAVAFSYGDFHQAWGSTEQLAFNLGGIILAGTLTLLAQKALWASQRGRMARRP, from the coding sequence GTGCTGCATCTGCGCCTGATCGTGCCGGCCGAGCTCACCGAAGAAGTCGTGCAGACCGTGGAGAAGACGGTCGGGACCACGCACCTGGTCGTCCTCCCGGGCGCCGCCCGCAACCCCGAGGGCGACCTGGTGCTGTGCGATGTGACGCGCGAGCTGGGCCACAAACTGATCGCCGACCTGCGGGCACTCGGCATCGAGGAACACGGCTCGATCGCCGTCGAGAACATCGATCTGTCGCTGTCCCGACGCGCGGAACAGGCCGCGCAGGAGGCACCCGGCGAGGCCGCGGACGCGGTGGTGTGGGAGCAGCTGACGGAGGCGACCCACGAGGAGTCGACGCTCACCATCACCTATGTCGCGTTCCTGGCGCTCGCGACCATGATCGCCGCGTGCGGTGTGGTGCTGGACAACGCGATCCTGATCGTGGGCGCGATGGCGGTCGGCCCCGAGTTCGGCCCACTGGCCGGGATATGCGTCGCGCTCGTGCAGAAACTGCGGCGGCGGGTGTGGCGCTCACTGTTCACGCTGGTCCTGGGCTTCGCGGTGGCCATGGTCGTGACGGTCGTCTTCAGCACCGTCATGGACGCGGCCGGCCTGTTCAGCATCGCCCAACTGGAGGCCGCGCGCCCCAACACCGGCTTCATCTACCGGCCCGACTGGTTCTCGTTCGTGGTCGCGCTCCTGGCCGGCTCGGCCGGAACGCTCTCACTGACCTCGGCGAAGTCGGGCGCGCTGGTGGGCGTCGCGATCTCGGTGACGACGGTGCCCGCCGCGGCGAACGCGGCTGTCGCCTTCAGCTACGGCGACTTCCACCAGGCCTGGGGCTCCACCGAACAGCTGGCCTTCAACCTGGGCGGGATCATCCTGGCCGGCACGCTCACACTGCTCGCCCAGAAGGCACTCTGGGCGAGCCAGCGGGGCCGTATGGCCCGTAGGCCGTAG
- the coaA gene encoding type I pantothenate kinase: MITSPPRSTQRRAAESTPYVDLTRTEWSALRDKTPLPLTAEEVEQLRGLGDVIDLDEVRDVYLPLSRLLNLYVQATAELRGALNTFLGENGTQRGTPFVIGVAGSVAVGKSTVARLLQALLARWPEHPRVELVTTDGFLLPMQELRARGLTSRKGFPESYDRRALTRFVADIKAGKDEVTAPVYSHLIYDIVPGELLTVRRPDILIVEGLNVLQPALPGKDGRTRVGLADYFDFSVYVDARPEDIEQWYLNRFRKLRETAFQDPSSYFQRYTKVGEEEALDYARTMWRTINRPNLLENVAPTRGRATLVLRKGPDHKVQRLSLRKL, translated from the coding sequence GTGATCACTTCGCCGCCACGAAGCACGCAGCGCCGGGCTGCCGAATCGACGCCGTACGTCGACCTCACCCGCACCGAGTGGAGCGCGCTGCGGGACAAGACGCCGCTGCCGCTGACCGCCGAGGAGGTCGAGCAGCTGCGCGGCCTGGGCGATGTCATCGACCTCGACGAGGTGCGCGACGTATATCTGCCGCTGTCGCGGCTGCTGAATCTGTACGTCCAGGCCACGGCCGAGCTGCGCGGCGCGCTCAACACCTTCCTCGGCGAGAACGGCACCCAGCGCGGCACGCCCTTCGTCATAGGCGTCGCCGGGAGCGTGGCCGTGGGCAAGTCCACGGTGGCCCGGCTCCTCCAGGCGCTACTGGCCCGCTGGCCGGAGCATCCGCGGGTGGAGCTGGTCACCACGGACGGCTTCCTGCTGCCGATGCAGGAGCTCCGCGCGCGCGGCCTGACCTCGCGCAAGGGCTTCCCGGAGTCGTACGACCGCAGGGCCCTGACCCGGTTCGTCGCCGACATCAAGGCCGGCAAGGACGAGGTGACGGCCCCCGTCTACTCGCACCTCATCTACGACATCGTGCCGGGCGAGCTGCTGACCGTACGCCGTCCGGACATCCTGATCGTCGAGGGCCTCAATGTGCTGCAGCCCGCGCTGCCGGGCAAGGACGGCCGCACCCGGGTCGGACTCGCGGACTACTTCGACTTCAGCGTGTACGTGGACGCGCGGCCCGAGGACATCGAGCAGTGGTACCTCAACCGCTTCCGGAAGCTTCGCGAGACGGCCTTCCAGGATCCGTCGTCGTACTTCCAGAGGTACACGAAGGTCGGTGAAGAGGAAGCGCTCGACTACGCCCGCACGATGTGGCGGACGATCAACAGGCCGAATCTCCTGGAGAATGTGGCGCCCACCCGCGGCCGTGCCACGCTGGTTCTGAGGAAAGGCCCCGATCACAAGGTCCAACGGCTGTCTCTGCGCAAACTCTGA
- the glmS gene encoding glutamine--fructose-6-phosphate transaminase (isomerizing): MCGIVGYVGGQSALDVVIAGLKRLEYRGYDSAGVAVLADGGLAAAKKAGKLVNLEKELVDRPLPAGSTGIGHTRWATHGGPTDANAHPHLDNAGRVAVVHNGIIENFARLRAELTERGHDLASETDTEVVAHLLAESYSSTADLAEAMRQVCRRLEGAFTLVAVHADEPDVVVGARRNSPLVVGVGQGEAFLASDVAAFIAHTRDAIELGQDQVVELRRDGVTVTDFAGKPAEVREFHVDWDASAAEKGGYDYFMLKEIAEQPKAVADTLLGRIDGEGSLTLDEVRIPDSVLREIDKVVIVACGTAYHAGMIAKLAIEHWTRIPCETELASEFRYRDPILDPRTLVIAISQSGETMDTLMALRHAREQGAKVLAICNTNGSTIPRESDAVLYTHAGPEVAVASTKAFLTQLVACYLVALYLGQVRGTKWGDEIRAVIRDLADIAVDVEKVLETMEPVRELARSLADKNTVLFLGRHVGYPVALEGALKLKELAYMHAEGFAAGELKHGPIALIEDDLPVVVVVPSPRGRSVLHDKIVSNIQEIRARGARTIVIAEEGDEAVVPYADHLIRIPATPTLLQPLVATVPLQVFACELATARGNEVDQPRNLAKSVTVE, translated from the coding sequence ATGTGCGGAATCGTTGGTTACGTAGGCGGACAGTCGGCGCTCGATGTGGTCATCGCGGGCTTGAAGCGGCTCGAGTACCGGGGCTACGACTCGGCGGGTGTCGCCGTCCTCGCCGACGGCGGGCTCGCCGCCGCGAAGAAGGCGGGCAAGCTCGTCAACCTGGAGAAGGAGCTCGTCGACCGGCCGCTGCCGGCCGGGAGCACCGGTATCGGCCACACCCGGTGGGCCACCCACGGCGGGCCCACGGACGCCAATGCCCACCCGCACCTGGACAACGCCGGGCGCGTCGCCGTCGTGCACAACGGCATCATCGAGAACTTCGCCCGGCTGCGCGCCGAGCTGACCGAGCGCGGGCACGATCTCGCCTCGGAGACCGACACCGAGGTCGTGGCGCATCTGCTCGCCGAGTCGTACTCGTCGACCGCCGACCTTGCCGAGGCCATGCGGCAGGTGTGCCGGCGCCTGGAGGGCGCCTTCACACTGGTCGCGGTGCACGCCGACGAGCCGGATGTCGTGGTCGGCGCCCGCCGCAACTCGCCGCTGGTGGTGGGTGTCGGGCAGGGCGAGGCCTTTCTCGCCTCCGACGTGGCCGCGTTCATCGCGCACACGCGTGACGCGATCGAGCTGGGCCAGGACCAGGTCGTCGAGCTGCGCCGGGACGGCGTCACGGTGACGGACTTCGCCGGCAAGCCGGCCGAGGTCCGCGAGTTCCACGTGGACTGGGACGCGTCCGCCGCCGAGAAGGGCGGCTACGACTACTTCATGCTCAAGGAGATCGCCGAGCAGCCGAAGGCGGTCGCCGACACCCTGCTGGGCCGTATCGACGGCGAGGGCTCGCTGACGCTGGACGAGGTCCGTATCCCGGACTCCGTCCTGCGCGAGATCGACAAGGTCGTCATCGTGGCGTGCGGCACCGCGTATCACGCCGGCATGATCGCCAAGCTCGCCATCGAGCACTGGACGCGCATCCCGTGCGAGACCGAGCTCGCGAGCGAGTTCCGCTACCGGGACCCGATCCTCGACCCGCGCACGCTCGTCATCGCCATCAGCCAGTCCGGCGAGACCATGGACACGCTGATGGCGCTGCGCCACGCCCGTGAGCAGGGCGCGAAGGTGCTGGCCATCTGCAACACGAACGGGTCGACGATCCCTCGCGAGTCGGACGCGGTGCTCTACACCCACGCCGGCCCCGAGGTGGCCGTCGCCTCCACCAAGGCCTTCCTGACCCAGCTGGTCGCCTGCTACCTGGTCGCCCTCTACCTGGGCCAGGTGCGCGGCACCAAGTGGGGCGACGAGATCCGGGCCGTCATCCGGGACCTCGCCGACATCGCCGTCGACGTGGAGAAGGTCCTGGAGACCATGGAGCCGGTGCGCGAGCTGGCCCGGTCGCTGGCGGACAAGAACACGGTTCTCTTCCTGGGCCGTCATGTGGGCTACCCGGTCGCCCTGGAAGGCGCGCTCAAGCTCAAGGAGCTCGCGTACATGCACGCGGAGGGCTTCGCGGCGGGTGAGCTGAAGCACGGACCGATCGCGCTGATCGAGGACGACCTGCCCGTGGTCGTGGTCGTCCCGTCCCCGCGGGGCCGCTCGGTCCTCCACGACAAGATCGTCTCCAACATCCAGGAGATCCGCGCGCGGGGCGCCCGGACCATCGTGATCGCCGAGGAGGGCGACGAGGCGGTCGTCCCGTACGCCGACCACCTGATCCGTATCCCGGCCACGCCGACCCTGCTCCAGCCGCTGGTCGCCACCGTGCCGCTCCAGGTCTTCGCCTGCGAACTGGCGACGGCCCGGGGCAACGAGGTCGACCAGCCCAGGAACCTGGCGAAGTCGGTCACGGTCGAATGA
- a CDS encoding holo-ACP synthase: MIIGVGIDVAEIDRFAAALERTPGMAQRLFVERELFLPSGERRGVASLAVRFAAKEAIAKALGAPSGLHWTDAEVYTEDSGRPRLRVKGTVAAAAEERGVRAWHVSLSHDAGVASAVVIAEG; the protein is encoded by the coding sequence ATGATCATCGGAGTCGGCATCGACGTCGCCGAGATCGACCGCTTCGCGGCGGCGCTCGAGCGCACACCGGGAATGGCGCAGCGCCTCTTCGTCGAACGGGAGCTGTTCCTCCCCAGCGGCGAGCGGCGCGGCGTGGCCTCCCTGGCGGTCCGTTTCGCCGCCAAGGAGGCCATCGCGAAGGCTCTGGGCGCCCCGTCAGGCCTCCACTGGACCGATGCCGAGGTCTACACGGAGGACAGCGGCCGCCCTCGGCTGAGGGTGAAGGGCACGGTCGCGGCCGCGGCGGAGGAGCGAGGCGTACGCGCGTGGCACGTCTCCCTGAGCCACGACGCGGGCGTCGCCTCGGCGGTGGTCATCGCGGAGGGTTAG
- a CDS encoding NAD(P)H-hydrate dehydratase: MRTAYCVETVRAAERELMARLPEGALMQRAAAGLAAVCADVLGRVTGARIVLLVGSGDNGGDALYAGARLARRGAGVRAVLLAPDRAHSAGLAALRAAGGRVAEDPYGALRAADLVLDGITGIGGHGGLRPDAVELVRATLGTDAVMVAVDLPSGVEADTGEVRGEAVRADVTVTFGTYKPGLLIDPARDYAGAVRLVEIGLELPPTADAEALQYRDVAGLLPVPDAESDKYRRGVVGVVAGSARYPGAAVLAVAGALRGGAGAVRYVGPAADAVIARFPETLVHQGPPGKAGRVQSWVVGPGLGDSGRDFLDEVIAEDVPVLVDADGLRLLDAARVRSRTAPTLLTPHAGEAAALLGVAREQVEAARLASVRALAEKYGATVLLKGSTTLVVGPHPESPVRVNPTGTPWLATAGSGDVLSGLAGALLAAGLEPLDAASVAAYLHGLAARHASRGAPVIASEVAAALPAAWRDIRDVLRD; encoded by the coding sequence ATGCGTACTGCGTACTGCGTGGAGACCGTACGAGCCGCCGAGCGCGAGCTCATGGCGCGGCTGCCGGAGGGCGCGCTCATGCAGCGGGCCGCCGCCGGGCTGGCCGCCGTGTGTGCCGATGTGCTGGGCCGCGTCACCGGCGCCCGGATCGTGCTGCTCGTCGGCAGCGGGGACAACGGCGGCGACGCGCTGTACGCCGGCGCCCGGCTGGCGCGGCGCGGGGCCGGGGTCCGGGCGGTGCTGCTCGCGCCGGACCGGGCGCACAGCGCGGGCCTGGCCGCGTTGAGGGCCGCGGGCGGGCGGGTCGCCGAGGACCCGTACGGGGCGCTGCGCGCCGCCGACCTCGTGCTGGACGGGATCACCGGGATCGGGGGCCACGGCGGGCTGCGACCGGACGCGGTGGAGCTGGTGCGGGCCACGCTGGGCACGGACGCCGTCATGGTCGCCGTCGATCTGCCGAGCGGCGTCGAGGCGGACACGGGCGAGGTGCGGGGCGAGGCCGTGCGCGCCGACGTCACGGTGACTTTCGGCACGTACAAGCCGGGGCTGCTGATCGACCCGGCCCGGGATTACGCGGGGGCCGTACGGCTGGTGGAGATCGGGCTGGAGCTGCCCCCCACGGCGGATGCGGAGGCGCTCCAGTACCGGGATGTGGCGGGTCTGCTGCCCGTACCGGACGCGGAGTCCGACAAGTACCGGCGGGGCGTGGTCGGCGTGGTCGCGGGGTCGGCCCGTTACCCCGGCGCGGCCGTGCTCGCCGTCGCGGGGGCGCTGAGGGGTGGCGCGGGGGCCGTGCGGTACGTCGGGCCGGCCGCGGACGCGGTGATCGCCCGGTTCCCGGAGACGCTGGTCCACCAGGGGCCGCCCGGGAAGGCGGGGCGGGTGCAGTCCTGGGTGGTGGGTCCTGGCCTGGGGGATTCGGGGCGGGACTTCCTCGACGAGGTGATCGCGGAGGACGTGCCCGTCCTGGTGGATGCGGACGGTCTGCGGCTGCTCGACGCCGCGCGGGTGCGGTCCCGTACGGCGCCCACCCTGCTCACCCCGCACGCCGGCGAGGCGGCGGCGCTGCTGGGCGTGGCGCGCGAGCAGGTCGAGGCCGCCCGGCTCGCGTCCGTGCGCGCGCTCGCCGAGAAGTACGGCGCCACCGTGCTGCTGAAGGGATCCACCACCCTGGTCGTCGGCCCGCACCCCGAAAGCCCCGTACGGGTCAACCCGACCGGCACGCCCTGGCTGGCCACCGCCGGCAGCGGTGACGTCCTGTCGGGCCTTGCCGGGGCCCTGCTCGCGGCGGGTCTGGAGCCCCTGGACGCGGCGTCGGTCGCGGCATACCTGCACGGCCTGGCGGCCCGGCATGCCTCCCGGGGCGCGCCGGTCATCGCCTCCGAGGTCGCGGCAGCGCTCCCTGCGGCCTGGCGGGACATCCGGGACGTTCTGAGAGACTGA
- the alr gene encoding alanine racemase, whose protein sequence is MTHTPMRARAEIDLAALRANVRAIRERVQPHSAQVMAVVKADAYGHGAEPCARAALGAGATWLGTATPHEALTLRAAGIEAPLMCWLWTPGGPWREAVEADVDVSVSGMWALREVTAAARQAGRPARVQLKADTGLGRNGCQPADWPELVQQALAAETEGTVRVTGLWSHFACADEPGHPSIAAQLSVFRDMVAYAEKEGVEPEVRHMANSPATLTLPEAHFDLVRTGIAMYGISPSPELGTPADFGLRPVMTLAASVALTKAVPARHGVSYGHHYITPRDTTLGLVPLGYADGIPRHASGRGPVLVGGKVRRAAGRIAMDQFVVDLDGDTVEPGAEAVLFGPGDRGEPTAEDWAEAAGTIAYEIVTRIGTRVPRVYVNR, encoded by the coding sequence ATGACCCACACACCCATGCGAGCCCGGGCGGAGATAGATCTGGCCGCACTGCGCGCCAATGTCCGTGCGATCCGCGAGCGCGTACAGCCACACTCCGCACAGGTGATGGCTGTCGTGAAGGCGGACGCGTACGGGCACGGCGCCGAGCCCTGTGCCAGAGCGGCCCTCGGGGCCGGCGCCACCTGGCTCGGTACCGCCACCCCGCACGAGGCGCTGACGCTGCGCGCCGCGGGGATCGAGGCCCCGCTGATGTGCTGGCTGTGGACGCCGGGCGGCCCCTGGAGAGAGGCCGTCGAGGCGGACGTGGATGTGTCGGTGAGCGGCATGTGGGCGCTGCGTGAGGTGACGGCGGCGGCCCGGCAGGCCGGCCGCCCGGCGCGTGTCCAGCTGAAGGCGGACACCGGACTGGGCCGCAACGGCTGCCAGCCGGCCGACTGGCCGGAGCTGGTCCAGCAGGCGCTGGCGGCCGAGACGGAGGGGACCGTCAGGGTCACCGGGCTGTGGTCGCACTTCGCTTGCGCGGACGAGCCGGGCCATCCCTCGATCGCCGCTCAGCTGTCGGTCTTCCGGGACATGGTGGCCTACGCCGAGAAGGAGGGCGTCGAGCCGGAGGTGCGGCACATGGCCAACTCCCCGGCGACGCTGACGCTCCCGGAGGCGCATTTCGACCTGGTACGGACCGGTATCGCGATGTACGGGATCTCGCCGAGCCCCGAGCTGGGCACCCCGGCCGACTTCGGGCTGCGGCCGGTGATGACGCTCGCCGCGTCGGTGGCGCTGACCAAGGCTGTTCCGGCGCGTCACGGCGTGAGTTACGGGCATCACTACATCACGCCGCGGGACACCACCCTCGGCCTTGTGCCGCTCGGTTACGCCGACGGCATACCGCGTCACGCCTCGGGCCGCGGCCCGGTGCTGGTGGGGGGAAAGGTCCGCAGGGCCGCGGGCCGGATCGCCATGGACCAGTTCGTCGTCGATCTGGACGGGGACACGGTCGAGCCGGGCGCGGAGGCGGTGCTGTTCGGACCGGGTGACCGGGGCGAGCCGACCGCCGAGGACTGGGCGGAGGCGGCGGGCACCATCGCGTACGAGATCGTGACGAGGATCGGTACGCGTGTCCCCCGCGTCTATGTGAACAGGTAG